One Planctomicrobium piriforme DNA segment encodes these proteins:
- the dnaX gene encoding DNA polymerase III subunit gamma/tau — MVNEAQSPYTVLARRFRPMSFAEVVGQEHVGQALQNAIRGGRVAHAYLFTGARGVGKTSTARIFAKALNCPAAVDGVPCNQCEVCQSIAAGSDVDVLEIDGASNRGIDDIRQLRANVGVRSMRSPNKVYIIDEVHMLTKEAFNALLKTLEEPPPNVKFVFCTTEPNKVPDTILSRCQRFDFGTIDQDSIANRLQQIAEAEGKIVDPDAVELVARRANGSMRDSQSLFDQLLAFGGEKITTEDVHRLLGTASDDRLIDLIEACISGQPGTALELVETALQQGVQTGGLTDQLLAYLRDLMVTAAGAHQVALSSVTDARRDQVRQQAERWGLQTISAGMQIVAETKSRLQRTTHGRALLELAVVRLASLERLDQISVLLQSGTAQAGGVMASPVANPAPKMTMRPPDSGAALKKNSEPPMTPQAATNRLPPEPEIISEPVSQVSFTESNLPDFWQSLLANVPDGLSGHLKNATRQAISGPNRLEILFPKSYLFSKQFCERAEPLKKLVSVAREMAGQAIECRFAVDHSAEVAVRTPSRVDRPALVERMKASAVETDPFVQQAVAIFGGQVVEVRPMREEAPAVEAVSEAEPADSQD, encoded by the coding sequence ATGGTGAACGAAGCTCAATCTCCATATACGGTTCTGGCGCGACGGTTTCGACCGATGTCGTTTGCCGAGGTGGTCGGACAGGAGCATGTCGGTCAGGCCCTGCAGAACGCCATTCGGGGCGGTCGGGTCGCCCATGCGTACCTGTTCACAGGGGCTCGCGGAGTCGGCAAAACGTCCACCGCCCGTATTTTCGCGAAGGCGCTGAACTGCCCCGCTGCCGTGGACGGCGTTCCGTGCAATCAGTGCGAAGTCTGCCAGTCGATTGCCGCAGGCAGCGATGTGGACGTGCTGGAGATCGACGGGGCCTCGAATCGCGGGATCGATGATATCCGGCAACTGCGGGCCAACGTCGGAGTCCGTTCGATGCGGTCGCCGAACAAGGTGTACATCATCGACGAAGTTCACATGCTCACCAAAGAGGCGTTCAACGCCCTGTTGAAGACGCTGGAAGAACCGCCCCCGAACGTGAAGTTCGTCTTCTGCACGACCGAGCCGAATAAGGTGCCGGATACGATTTTATCTCGCTGCCAGCGATTCGATTTCGGCACCATCGACCAGGACAGCATCGCCAACCGTTTGCAGCAGATCGCTGAGGCAGAAGGCAAAATCGTCGATCCAGACGCCGTGGAACTGGTGGCACGCCGGGCCAATGGGTCGATGCGGGACAGCCAGTCGCTCTTCGATCAGTTGCTGGCTTTTGGCGGCGAGAAGATCACGACCGAAGACGTGCATCGCCTGCTGGGCACCGCGTCCGATGACCGCCTGATTGATCTCATTGAAGCCTGTATCAGCGGTCAACCGGGCACGGCTCTGGAATTGGTCGAAACGGCCTTGCAGCAAGGGGTTCAGACCGGCGGACTCACCGACCAGTTGCTGGCCTATTTACGCGATCTCATGGTCACCGCGGCCGGAGCCCATCAGGTGGCCCTTTCCTCCGTCACCGACGCCAGACGGGATCAAGTGCGGCAGCAGGCGGAACGCTGGGGGCTTCAGACGATTTCGGCCGGCATGCAGATCGTGGCCGAGACCAAGAGTCGGCTGCAGCGGACGACTCACGGTCGGGCTCTGCTGGAACTGGCAGTCGTCCGGCTGGCGTCATTGGAACGGCTCGACCAGATCAGCGTTTTATTACAGTCGGGAACAGCTCAGGCGGGTGGTGTTATGGCGTCGCCAGTAGCGAATCCCGCGCCTAAAATGACGATGCGCCCCCCTGATTCGGGGGCCGCGTTAAAAAAAAACAGTGAACCCCCGATGACCCCGCAGGCGGCGACCAACCGCCTGCCGCCTGAACCCGAGATTATTTCTGAACCTGTTTCTCAGGTGAGCTTTACGGAATCGAATCTGCCCGATTTCTGGCAGTCTTTGCTGGCGAATGTGCCGGATGGATTGTCGGGACATTTGAAAAACGCGACGCGGCAAGCAATTTCTGGGCCAAATCGTCTGGAAATATTGTTTCCTAAGAGCTATCTTTTCAGTAAGCAATTTTGCGAGCGAGCGGAACCACTCAAAAAACTGGTTTCAGTCGCCCGGGAAATGGCTGGACAAGCAATCGAGTGCCGTTTTGCGGTCGATCATTCTGCGGAGGTGGCGGTGCGGACGCCATCGCGGGTGGACCGGCCGGCACTTGTGGAACGGATGAAGGCCTCTGCGGTCGAGACCGACCCATTTGTGCAGCAGGCCGTGGCCATCTTTGGCGGTCAGGTTGTGGAAGTTCGACCGATGCGGGAAGAAGCGCCCGCGGTCGAAGCGGTTTCCGAAGCAGAACCAGCGGACAGTCAGGACTAA
- a CDS encoding O-antigen ligase family protein: MIAYILFLLANAMLFMRPQEVLPALGDLQLYLPCIIGALLFSIHDLHNQLRWRTMLQQPVNLCVVGVCFAILTSRVFTGNFYHLDTSLSGMLKVVMYYMVLVSVITTPLRLRYFLMTTALCATFMIAYSVVDYRAFCRQWEGNPEFLVVLDQERNLDPSERRILRHIPDRDGVDVYGNEIWFFRLCGLGVFHDPNDISLLIVATTIISVYFLTDPKLTGIRYFWLIPIVIMGIAMVYTYSRGGILAFGVGGMAWLCTKYGTKVAMAIGLMCALAAPLALGRAGNIDVSEGTGQQRVQLWGDGLASIRNARLLFGIGEGVYPSVAGHVAHNSFVHAFVELGFFGGTLFMGCFFLPAFTFYLMKRNNFAISDPELRRMFPYIAAILAEWCMGMCSLSRCYVPPTYMIAGIAAAFINLVGFYRPNPKPLLRLTPRVVKPWIACSAGLLGAAYVFVRIFARWG, from the coding sequence GTGATTGCCTACATCCTGTTTCTCCTGGCAAACGCCATGCTGTTCATGCGGCCGCAGGAAGTCCTGCCGGCGCTGGGCGATCTGCAGCTGTACCTTCCCTGCATCATCGGGGCCTTGCTGTTTTCGATTCACGATCTGCACAACCAGCTTCGCTGGCGGACGATGCTGCAGCAGCCGGTCAACCTGTGCGTGGTCGGCGTCTGTTTCGCGATTCTCACCTCCCGTGTCTTCACCGGAAACTTCTACCACCTCGACACCAGCCTGTCGGGCATGCTCAAGGTGGTGATGTACTACATGGTGCTGGTGTCGGTCATCACCACGCCGCTGCGGCTGCGTTACTTTTTGATGACCACGGCGTTGTGTGCGACGTTCATGATCGCCTACAGCGTTGTGGACTACCGCGCCTTCTGCCGGCAATGGGAAGGGAACCCCGAGTTCCTCGTCGTGCTCGATCAGGAACGCAACCTCGATCCGTCAGAGCGCCGCATCCTGCGCCACATTCCCGACCGCGACGGCGTCGACGTGTACGGGAACGAAATCTGGTTCTTTCGACTGTGCGGTCTCGGCGTCTTTCACGATCCCAACGACATCTCGCTGCTGATCGTGGCCACCACGATCATTTCGGTGTACTTCCTCACCGATCCCAAGCTGACAGGCATCCGCTATTTCTGGCTGATTCCCATCGTCATCATGGGCATCGCGATGGTCTACACCTATTCCCGAGGGGGGATTCTGGCCTTCGGCGTGGGAGGGATGGCCTGGCTCTGCACCAAGTATGGCACCAAGGTCGCAATGGCGATTGGTCTGATGTGTGCCCTGGCGGCTCCCCTGGCGCTGGGACGGGCAGGGAATATCGACGTTTCGGAAGGAACCGGCCAGCAGCGGGTCCAGCTTTGGGGCGACGGCCTCGCCTCGATCCGCAATGCGCGACTTCTGTTTGGCATCGGCGAAGGGGTCTATCCCTCCGTCGCCGGGCACGTCGCCCACAACTCATTCGTGCATGCGTTTGTGGAACTCGGCTTCTTTGGCGGCACCCTGTTCATGGGCTGCTTCTTCCTCCCGGCGTTCACGTTCTACCTGATGAAGCGCAACAACTTTGCGATCAGCGATCCCGAACTCAGGCGCATGTTCCCGTACATCGCGGCGATTCTCGCCGAGTGGTGCATGGGGATGTGTTCGCTCTCCCGCTGCTACGTCCCGCCCACCTACATGATCGCCGGCATCGCCGCCGCGTTCATCAACCTGGTCGGCTTTTATCGGCCCAATCCCAAGCCGTTGCTGCGGCTGACTCCCCGGGTGGTGAAACCGTGGATCGCCTGCAGCGCCGGTCTATTGGGGGCCGCCTACGTCTTCGTCCGCATCTTCGCCCGCTGGGGATAA
- a CDS encoding DUF1592 domain-containing protein: protein MNIQRTASLWMLLTVVTVTAARAETPDEAFEKVRPLLVKYCVSCHSAEKKEGGLDLARFDSFAKADEDKKLWDTVLGRFFAREMPPEGSPQPNDPERDELRKWMNSMVKETGACDKIANDRNTNFYSGHVMSRRLTRTEYANSVRDLLGVDVLAVERLPSDGSGGEGFDTVGDSLFLSSIHLEKYIETSDLVAQALWPDKPIENEPARMRQKRDEIAAHVIPEGTAPREVARQKLAPLVRRAFRRPVEPGELDRYLALYDRAVQRGESHLAGMRLALQGILVSPHFLFLAEPEPEKEGIYALPDHPLAARIAMFLWSSLPDDELLAAADAGLLQSDDELKKQVHRMLQDPRARALGDNFAMQWLGLNPLGTTVRPDPNRFPDFTNELAAAMRAETATYFARLFAENRSLVELLDSDYTYVNEVLARHYGLPEVQGTEMQKVSLSDRTRGGVLTQASVLTVSSYPLRTSPVLRGRWLLEEILGSRVPPPPPGVPPLPTEGEGSESLSIREQLEKHRSNPQCASCHSRMDPLGFGLENFDPIGRWRTETAGKPIDATGKLPSGEEFNGPAELKVILLNRKYDVLKHLTRKMYGFAIGRELNKFDDCVIKEAMEKLQKHDFKAEILVEHIVLSYQFRHRYCKK from the coding sequence ATGAACATCCAGCGCACTGCCAGCCTGTGGATGCTGTTGACCGTGGTCACGGTCACTGCCGCTCGCGCTGAAACTCCCGACGAGGCGTTCGAAAAAGTCCGCCCGCTGCTGGTGAAGTATTGCGTCTCGTGCCACTCCGCTGAAAAGAAGGAAGGGGGGCTCGATCTCGCCCGCTTTGACTCCTTCGCCAAAGCCGACGAAGACAAAAAACTGTGGGACACGGTCCTCGGACGGTTCTTCGCCCGAGAGATGCCTCCGGAAGGTTCGCCGCAGCCCAACGATCCCGAACGGGACGAGTTGCGGAAGTGGATGAACTCGATGGTCAAGGAGACCGGCGCCTGCGACAAGATCGCAAACGACCGCAACACCAACTTCTACAGCGGACATGTGATGAGCCGCCGGCTCACACGCACAGAGTACGCGAATTCGGTGCGCGATCTGTTGGGCGTCGATGTACTGGCGGTCGAGCGGCTCCCTTCCGATGGTTCAGGCGGCGAAGGCTTCGACACCGTCGGCGACTCGCTGTTCCTCTCCTCAATTCACCTTGAGAAGTATATCGAGACATCCGACCTCGTGGCTCAGGCCCTATGGCCCGACAAACCAATTGAAAACGAACCGGCGCGCATGCGGCAGAAACGTGATGAGATCGCTGCCCATGTCATTCCGGAAGGGACCGCGCCGCGGGAAGTTGCAAGACAAAAACTCGCGCCATTAGTACGTCGGGCGTTTCGTCGACCTGTCGAACCCGGCGAACTCGATCGCTATCTGGCGCTGTACGACCGCGCCGTTCAAAGGGGCGAAAGCCATCTCGCAGGCATGCGACTCGCGCTGCAGGGGATTCTCGTCTCGCCGCACTTTCTGTTTCTGGCCGAACCAGAACCTGAGAAAGAAGGGATCTACGCGCTGCCCGATCACCCTCTTGCCGCACGCATAGCCATGTTTCTCTGGTCGTCGCTGCCAGATGACGAATTGCTGGCCGCAGCCGACGCCGGCTTGCTGCAGTCGGACGACGAACTGAAAAAACAGGTGCATCGCATGCTGCAAGATCCCCGGGCTCGCGCTCTGGGAGACAACTTCGCCATGCAGTGGCTGGGACTGAACCCGCTCGGCACGACCGTTCGTCCGGACCCGAACCGCTTTCCCGATTTCACCAATGAACTCGCCGCGGCGATGCGGGCAGAAACGGCGACCTACTTCGCCAGACTCTTTGCCGAGAACAGAAGTCTGGTCGAACTGCTGGACTCGGACTACACCTATGTGAACGAGGTCCTCGCCCGGCATTATGGATTGCCTGAGGTGCAGGGAACCGAGATGCAGAAGGTCTCGCTGTCGGATCGCACGCGCGGGGGCGTACTGACGCAGGCGAGCGTGCTCACCGTTTCGTCTTACCCGTTGCGAACGAGCCCGGTGTTACGCGGTCGCTGGCTGCTGGAAGAAATCCTGGGCAGCCGCGTGCCCCCTCCTCCGCCAGGCGTGCCCCCCTTGCCAACTGAGGGGGAAGGTTCCGAAAGTCTGTCGATTCGCGAACAGCTCGAAAAACACCGCTCGAACCCGCAATGCGCGTCCTGCCATTCACGGATGGACCCGTTGGGATTCGGCCTCGAAAACTTCGACCCGATCGGACGCTGGCGGACGGAAACTGCCGGCAAGCCGATCGATGCCACCGGCAAACTCCCTTCAGGCGAAGAATTCAACGGGCCTGCGGAACTCAAAGTCATTTTGCTCAATCGCAAGTATGACGTCCTGAAGCATCTGACGAGAAAGATGTACGGCTTCGCGATCGGGCGCGAACTCAACAAGTTTGACGACTGCGTCATCAAGGAAGCGATGGAGAAGTTGCAGAAGCACGATTTCAAGGCGGAAATTCTGGTCGAACACATCGTCTTGAGTTACCAGTTCCGCCACCGCTACTGTAAGAAGTAG
- a CDS encoding NAD-dependent epimerase/dehydratase family protein yields MSLCLVTGGAGFIGSHLTEQLLKRGHHVRVVDDFSTGRADNLAQVKDHPHLSLLQGSITDQLLLMEAVRGVDVIYHLAAAVGVKLVAEDPVRTIETNIYPTEMLLRLAVQSDCRFFLASTSEVYGKNPKGRWTEEDDLHFGPTSRPRWAYGCSKAIDEFLSLAYHGKYKLPVTIGRFFNVVGPRQVGNYGMVIPRFVDQALAGGPVVVYDDGQQVRCFAHVDEVVECVIELTESDAAVGKIFNIGSDQDVSVEMLAREIISRIDPTIPIQYLGYQAAYGLDFEDVRRRVPDVSRLEQTLGRKPSRPLGKILDDIIAWKRAARSAEDA; encoded by the coding sequence ATGTCTTTGTGCCTTGTGACCGGCGGCGCCGGGTTTATCGGAAGCCATCTGACCGAGCAGTTGCTGAAGCGAGGTCATCACGTCCGCGTTGTCGATGACTTTTCGACCGGCCGGGCCGACAACCTGGCGCAGGTGAAAGACCACCCGCACCTGTCGCTGCTGCAAGGCTCGATCACCGATCAACTGTTGCTCATGGAAGCGGTACGGGGGGTCGACGTCATTTACCACCTGGCCGCGGCAGTCGGCGTGAAACTGGTGGCGGAAGATCCGGTCCGGACGATCGAAACCAACATCTATCCGACGGAAATGCTGCTGCGTCTGGCTGTGCAGAGCGACTGCCGGTTCTTTCTCGCCTCGACCAGCGAGGTGTACGGAAAGAACCCCAAGGGACGCTGGACCGAAGAAGACGACCTGCATTTTGGCCCCACGTCGCGCCCCCGCTGGGCCTACGGATGCTCCAAGGCGATCGACGAATTTCTCTCGCTGGCCTACCACGGCAAATACAAGCTGCCGGTGACAATTGGCCGGTTTTTCAACGTCGTCGGCCCCCGTCAGGTGGGAAACTATGGAATGGTGATCCCCCGGTTTGTCGATCAGGCCCTCGCGGGCGGCCCGGTCGTGGTCTACGACGACGGCCAGCAGGTACGGTGCTTCGCCCACGTCGATGAAGTGGTCGAATGCGTGATCGAGCTGACCGAGTCGGACGCTGCGGTCGGGAAGATTTTCAACATCGGCAGCGACCAGGATGTGTCGGTCGAAATGCTCGCCCGGGAAATCATCAGCCGGATTGATCCGACGATCCCGATTCAGTACCTGGGCTATCAGGCGGCGTACGGGCTCGATTTCGAAGACGTGCGACGCCGGGTGCCGGATGTCAGCCGTCTGGAGCAGACCCTGGGCCGCAAGCCATCGCGACCGCTGGGGAAAATTCTGGACGATATTATCGCCTGGAAGCGGGCAGCGCGCTCGGCCGAGGACGCCTGA
- a CDS encoding serine/threonine-protein kinase — MSDSSQLMLPQPSGGGQSAGGDALQLEPGQKVDKFEIRRLLGQGGMGAVYLAHDPVLDRFVAIKVLSRATGIDASAIRRFLAEARASGQLNHPNVVSVLGVEQHAGQHVIVMEYVGGGAVADLIANGQKISPLQATEIVAQACAGLAAAHSIGLVHRDIKPANLMVDEAGIVKVADFGLARSQQSSAAGLTQAGQIVGTPFYMSPEQCTGQLIDSRSDVYSLGATYFTLLTGQSPYETSGSTMQVILAQVHDPIPDPKKLRSDLPPSCGRIVAKAMAKLPDDRYQMVEEMQEDLDAVAAMLRTASSNQVNRYRGSVVNPREMLVLPSESAVGSSSLNKRVARRGGLSGWKQPSRVDHALSTGKSGPPSGSTDVLQRPGVAPPATQPPAAPPSIAKMPAQQETLIAPSLTHSEHAVRREVYSLKEGEVVLSWSGAITTDDVSTLTGWLDVMKQKLSNAAVPASESPTPRPASPNGGNTNAP; from the coding sequence ATGTCGGACAGCAGTCAACTGATGTTGCCCCAGCCCTCCGGTGGAGGTCAGTCTGCAGGCGGTGATGCTCTGCAATTGGAGCCCGGTCAAAAGGTCGACAAGTTCGAAATCCGCCGACTACTCGGCCAGGGCGGCATGGGCGCGGTTTATCTGGCGCATGACCCGGTTCTCGATCGTTTCGTGGCCATCAAAGTTTTGTCCCGCGCAACGGGAATCGACGCTTCGGCGATCCGTCGTTTTCTGGCCGAAGCCAGGGCCTCTGGTCAATTGAATCATCCCAACGTTGTCTCCGTGCTGGGGGTCGAACAGCACGCCGGGCAGCATGTCATCGTGATGGAGTACGTCGGCGGCGGCGCCGTTGCCGATCTGATTGCCAACGGACAAAAAATCTCTCCCTTACAGGCGACCGAGATTGTCGCACAGGCCTGCGCCGGTCTTGCCGCGGCACATTCGATCGGTCTGGTCCACCGCGATATCAAGCCGGCCAACCTGATGGTTGATGAGGCAGGGATCGTCAAAGTCGCCGATTTTGGTCTCGCCCGCAGCCAGCAATCATCGGCTGCCGGCCTGACGCAGGCGGGACAGATCGTCGGTACTCCGTTCTACATGAGTCCCGAGCAATGCACGGGCCAACTCATCGATTCCCGCAGCGATGTCTATTCCCTCGGCGCGACCTACTTCACCTTGTTGACCGGTCAGAGCCCTTACGAGACGTCCGGCTCGACGATGCAGGTGATTCTGGCCCAGGTGCATGATCCGATTCCCGACCCAAAAAAGCTGCGGTCCGACTTGCCGCCGTCGTGCGGACGGATCGTCGCGAAAGCGATGGCGAAACTGCCTGATGACCGCTATCAGATGGTCGAAGAAATGCAGGAAGATCTCGACGCCGTCGCCGCAATGCTGAGGACGGCCAGTTCGAATCAGGTGAATCGCTATCGCGGCTCGGTCGTCAATCCTCGCGAAATGCTCGTTCTGCCCAGCGAATCCGCTGTCGGAAGCAGTTCTTTGAACAAACGGGTTGCCCGACGCGGCGGGCTGTCGGGCTGGAAACAGCCTTCAAGAGTCGATCACGCCTTGTCGACAGGCAAGTCAGGCCCGCCGAGCGGTTCGACCGATGTCCTGCAACGCCCCGGCGTCGCTCCCCCGGCAACCCAACCGCCAGCTGCCCCTCCGTCGATTGCGAAAATGCCGGCCCAACAGGAAACGCTGATCGCCCCCTCGCTCACGCACTCCGAACATGCTGTGCGGCGCGAAGTGTACTCGCTGAAAGAAGGGGAAGTGGTGCTGTCATGGTCCGGCGCCATCACCACCGACGATGTCTCGACCCTCACCGGCTGGCTGGACGTGATGAAGCAAAAACTCTCGAACGCGGCGGTGCCGGCGAGCGAGTCTCCCACCCCCAGACCGGCGTCTCCAAATGGCGGAAACACCAACGCGCCTTAG
- a CDS encoding sulfotransferase family protein has protein sequence MSTKPGSDNKVKRSSQGQLILYHGMKLSTMVKLLKLKPSLRWSRFLRMALMPGFGLYNSFWAGVENLLYGQKIRETQLAGPPIFILGYWRSGTTLLHNLMTLDPRYSFPTLYETIFPWHFLSTETINTKLTGWMVPKSRPMDNVEVHWGVPQEDEFAICTMCLVSPYTLPLRPFDQQEWTRSFRIEELPEDDRKLWDETMTLFMKKLTVRSGKPLVMKSPSHTYRVKALLRLFPDAKFVFIARHPFDVFNSAKHLRATMIEENSLGSPYHPDAEESIIGTFNEAYEAYERDRSLIPAGNLAEVKYEELAQDPLREMSRIYAEMNLGGFDEVRRRLEVQLKDHKEYKRNKFQKDRFWQQQVYDRCRAFYERFGYSGPEQEQSAPAESSAGVA, from the coding sequence ATGAGCACCAAACCCGGCAGCGACAACAAGGTGAAGCGTTCGTCCCAGGGACAGTTGATCCTGTATCACGGGATGAAGCTGTCGACGATGGTCAAGCTGCTCAAGCTGAAACCGAGCCTGCGCTGGTCGCGGTTCCTCCGCATGGCGCTGATGCCGGGCTTCGGACTCTATAACTCATTCTGGGCCGGCGTCGAAAACCTGCTCTACGGGCAGAAGATCCGCGAGACGCAACTCGCCGGGCCGCCGATCTTCATTCTCGGTTATTGGCGCAGCGGAACGACGCTGCTGCACAACCTGATGACGCTCGATCCGCGGTACAGCTTCCCGACGCTGTACGAAACGATCTTTCCCTGGCACTTTCTGAGCACCGAGACGATCAACACGAAGTTGACCGGCTGGATGGTCCCCAAGTCGCGGCCGATGGACAACGTGGAAGTCCATTGGGGAGTGCCGCAAGAAGACGAGTTCGCCATCTGTACCATGTGCCTGGTCTCGCCGTACACCTTGCCGCTGCGGCCTTTCGATCAGCAGGAATGGACCCGTTCGTTCCGGATTGAAGAACTGCCGGAAGACGACCGCAAGTTGTGGGACGAGACGATGACGCTCTTCATGAAGAAGCTCACCGTACGGTCCGGGAAGCCGCTGGTGATGAAGTCGCCGTCGCACACCTATCGCGTGAAGGCGCTGCTGCGACTCTTTCCCGATGCGAAGTTCGTGTTCATCGCGCGGCATCCGTTCGACGTCTTCAACTCGGCCAAACATCTCCGCGCGACGATGATCGAAGAGAACTCGCTGGGGAGCCCGTACCATCCCGATGCGGAAGAGAGCATTATCGGCACGTTCAACGAGGCGTATGAAGCCTACGAACGGGATCGTAGCCTGATTCCGGCCGGCAATCTGGCGGAAGTGAAATATGAAGAACTCGCGCAGGATCCATTGCGGGAGATGTCGCGGATCTATGCAGAAATGAATCTCGGCGGCTTTGATGAAGTGCGGCGGCGACTGGAAGTCCAGTTGAAGGATCACAAGGAATACAAGCGAAACAAGTTCCAGAAAGACCGGTTCTGGCAGCAGCAGGTCTATGACCGCTGCCGGGCGTTTTATGAACGTTTCGGGTATTCCGGGCCGGAACAGGAACAATCAGCGCCGGCCGAATCGTCGGCGGGGGTCGCCTGA
- a CDS encoding ParE family toxin-like protein, translated as MRELAEDAYKLFLKNPLHPSFRNHPLGDVNRGRHQPGSRSISITMQYRALYVIEGDTNVWYWIGSHNDYENLTGRK; from the coding sequence GTGCGGGAGCTTGCTGAGGATGCGTACAAGCTCTTTCTGAAGAATCCGCTTCACCCGTCGTTTCGAAATCATCCGCTTGGTGATGTGAATCGCGGCCGGCATCAGCCTGGAAGCCGGTCGATCTCAATTACGATGCAGTATCGTGCATTGTACGTCATCGAAGGCGATACCAATGTCTGGTACTGGATCGGGAGTCACAACGACTACGAAAACTTGACCGGACGGAAGTGA
- a CDS encoding DUF1552 domain-containing protein, with protein MKNTWNISRRHFLRGAGVALSLPWLQSVLPRTAWADTAVARPPVRFGCLFFPNGVWQPDWIPEKAGGEFTLPSSLEPLANVKDKLVVISNLDKKHSHDGDGHYAKTANFLTGLHVEKTTGKNISTGGISLDQLMAQQTGRFTPLPSLELGIDPVISGIDSNVGYTRLYGSSISWQTANRPVAKEINPRLVYERLFGIRQSGRQQSGTSATYDDRQQLLDLAMDDARGLRKKLGRDDQFKLDEYLDSVRAVERQIEFFHQPDPREWTSSVPETAFTAPAPGIPGDYQLHVKLMLELMVLAFWSDSTRVSTFMFANDVSGRNFSFVDGVKGAHHELSHHEDKAEKIEQYKRINRWHSQQFAHMLEKMRGIQEGQGNLLEHSMILMGCGMSDGNRHDPNNLPILVGGGGNGTLKTGQHIACDKGTPLCNLYLSMLQQMGSPADSFGDSTGPLAGLT; from the coding sequence ATGAAGAACACCTGGAACATCTCCCGTCGCCATTTTCTGCGAGGCGCCGGCGTGGCGCTGTCATTGCCGTGGTTGCAATCCGTACTGCCCCGCACGGCCTGGGCCGACACCGCTGTCGCTCGCCCGCCAGTGCGTTTCGGCTGTCTGTTCTTTCCCAACGGAGTTTGGCAGCCTGACTGGATTCCTGAAAAGGCGGGCGGCGAATTCACGCTCCCCTCTTCACTGGAGCCGCTGGCGAACGTCAAAGACAAACTCGTCGTCATCTCGAATCTCGACAAGAAGCACAGCCACGACGGCGATGGGCATTACGCCAAAACCGCCAACTTCCTCACAGGACTGCATGTCGAAAAGACGACCGGCAAGAACATCAGCACCGGCGGCATTTCACTCGACCAGTTGATGGCTCAGCAGACTGGCCGCTTCACTCCGCTGCCGTCGCTGGAACTGGGGATCGATCCGGTCATCTCCGGCATCGACAGCAATGTGGGCTACACCCGTCTCTACGGTTCATCGATTTCCTGGCAGACCGCCAACCGTCCGGTCGCCAAGGAGATCAACCCACGCCTTGTCTACGAACGCCTGTTCGGCATCCGGCAGTCAGGTCGTCAGCAGTCGGGAACATCCGCCACTTACGACGACCGCCAGCAGTTACTGGACCTCGCCATGGACGATGCTCGCGGCCTGCGTAAAAAACTGGGTCGTGACGATCAGTTCAAGCTCGATGAGTATCTCGATTCCGTCCGCGCCGTCGAACGGCAGATTGAGTTCTTTCATCAGCCCGATCCGCGGGAATGGACCTCATCAGTCCCAGAGACCGCCTTCACTGCCCCAGCGCCCGGGATACCTGGCGACTACCAGTTGCACGTCAAGCTGATGCTCGAACTGATGGTCCTCGCCTTCTGGTCGGACTCCACTCGCGTGAGTACGTTCATGTTCGCCAACGACGTTTCCGGACGAAACTTCTCCTTCGTCGACGGCGTCAAAGGGGCGCATCATGAGCTCTCGCACCACGAAGACAAGGCCGAGAAAATCGAACAGTACAAGCGGATCAACCGCTGGCACTCGCAGCAATTCGCCCACATGCTCGAGAAGATGCGAGGCATTCAAGAGGGACAGGGGAACCTGCTGGAACACTCGATGATTTTGATGGGCTGCGGCATGTCAGACGGCAATCGTCACGATCCGAACAACCTGCCCATCCTGGTGGGCGGCGGCGGCAATGGCACCCTGAAAACCGGCCAGCACATCGCCTGCGACAAAGGCACCCCGCTCTGCAATCTGTATCTGAGCATGCTGCAACAGATGGGCTCGCCCGCCGATTCATTCGGCGACAGCACCGGCCCGCTGGCAGGCTTGACCTAA